One window of Fusarium keratoplasticum isolate Fu6.1 chromosome 2, whole genome shotgun sequence genomic DNA carries:
- a CDS encoding CVNH domain-containing protein — MDEYDAEDPSLLIQSKINFHLAVKEIELIQGHFLRAYISWDGNWRQVTLDLDWYIGNGEGRLVWGAKDFSWSSTKVELAKAVYGWCPTLYATSMDSRGRALRSALNLDQCIGIENGALVCSPDMRFVVEPVVNERQAVLYFQVRS, encoded by the exons ATGGACGAATACGACGCAGAAGATCCGAGCCTACTCATACAGAGCAAAATCAACTTCCACCTCGCCGTCAAAGAGATCGAACTCATACAAGGTCACTTTCTGAGGGCCTATATTTCTTGGGATGGGAACTGGAGGCAGGTGACGCTTGACCTGGACTGGTACATCGGGAACGGCGAGGGCCGCCTTGTCTGGGGTGCGAAGG ATTTCTCTTGGTCATCTACCAAGGTCGAACTCGCCAAGGCTGTCTACGGGTGGTGCCCCACGCTGTATGCAACCTCCATGGATTCCCGTGGTCGGGCCCTACGCAGCGCCCTCAACTTAGACCAGTGCATTGGCATAGAGAACGGTGCCCTTGTTTGCT CTCCCGACATGCGATTCGTGGTGGAGCCGGTGGTTAATGAACGACAGGCGGTCCTCTATTTCCAAGTGCGATCCTAG